One region of Syntrophobacter fumaroxidans MPOB genomic DNA includes:
- a CDS encoding amino acid ABC transporter permease has protein sequence MEEFRFGILHDAAPLILEGLRVTVYVSLLSFALALVIGVAVGILRSKSPRMRAVFSPYVELFRGTPLLIQLFFIYYGLPTMGLTLDSFSAGVLGLGLNGGAYISEIIRGALLSVDKGQQDAAFSFGFSWLQSMTYVILPQAVSVALPPLVSSFSALLKESSLVSVLAITELTRVSQLIYTRTFRALEVYLAIGVLYFLMTWFVARLSKRLERKYRVSGRIP, from the coding sequence ATGGAAGAATTCCGATTCGGCATTTTGCACGATGCCGCGCCCTTGATACTGGAAGGGCTCCGGGTGACCGTATACGTCTCGCTGCTTTCGTTTGCGCTTGCGCTGGTCATAGGGGTCGCGGTCGGAATCTTGAGGTCGAAATCGCCCCGGATGAGGGCGGTTTTTTCACCTTATGTCGAGCTGTTCAGGGGAACGCCGCTCCTGATACAGCTCTTTTTTATTTATTACGGTCTGCCCACCATGGGCCTCACCCTGGACAGTTTCAGCGCGGGCGTTCTGGGGCTTGGACTGAACGGAGGCGCGTATATCTCGGAAATCATCAGAGGGGCTTTGCTTTCCGTGGACAAAGGCCAGCAGGATGCGGCGTTCTCTTTCGGATTCTCGTGGCTTCAGAGCATGACCTACGTGATTCTGCCCCAGGCCGTCTCGGTGGCCCTGCCTCCCCTCGTGAGCTCCTTTTCGGCGCTGCTGAAGGAGTCGTCGCTGGTTTCCGTTCTTGCCATAACGGAATTGACCCGGGTCAGCCAGCTCATCTATACGCGCACTTTTCGCGCTCTCGAAGTCTACCTGGCCATTGGGGTCCTGTATTTCCTGATGACTTGGTTTGTTGCCCGGCTCTCAAAACGATTGGAGCGGAAATACAGGGTGAGCGGGCGAATTCCGTGA
- a CDS encoding CBS domain-containing protein, translating to MLVKDWISATPITVDADASVGQAIDLLNNNHLSMLPVMQDGKLVGAVTDLNLKPLALSGGLSLGGLDLSLVLRRIRVSDVMSRAPVTVPLDYSVEETAEVMLYNDVPGVVVIDHSNQVLGVFTQADTNRVLVAVTGHRRGGIVLGFVLEDRPGSIKELTDILRAHGGRLASILSSYERTPKGQRRVHIRVRGLDRAELPVIREELGKKARLLYVIDLRENRRELFEDVNL from the coding sequence ATGCTTGTAAAAGACTGGATAAGCGCAACGCCGATCACCGTCGATGCCGATGCCTCGGTCGGGCAGGCCATCGACTTGCTCAACAATAATCACCTGAGCATGCTGCCGGTCATGCAGGACGGAAAGTTGGTGGGGGCCGTCACCGACCTGAACCTCAAGCCTCTGGCCCTGAGCGGCGGTCTCTCTCTCGGCGGGCTCGACTTGAGCCTGGTTCTGAGACGGATCAGGGTCTCCGATGTAATGTCCCGGGCTCCCGTCACCGTACCGTTGGACTACAGCGTGGAGGAGACCGCCGAAGTCATGCTGTACAACGACGTTCCCGGCGTGGTTGTGATCGATCACAGCAACCAGGTTTTGGGGGTGTTCACCCAGGCCGATACCAATCGCGTGTTGGTGGCGGTGACGGGGCACCGCCGGGGCGGAATCGTCCTCGGCTTCGTACTGGAAGATCGACCAGGCTCCATCAAGGAGTTGACGGACATCCTAAGGGCCCACGGAGGGCGCCTTGCCAGTATCCTCAGTTCCTATGAACGCACGCCCAAGGGTCAGCGGCGGGTCCACATCCGGGTCCGCGGCCTTGATCGAGCGGAGCTTCCGGTGATCCGGGAAGAACTGGGGAAAAAGGCCAGGCTCCTCTACGTGATCGACTTGCGGGAGAACCGCAGAGAGCTTTTTGAGGACGTCAATCTCTGA
- a CDS encoding Ni/Fe hydrogenase subunit alpha has protein sequence MGQLINIQPVTRIEGHASIAIQLDDRGEVQDSRVHFMSLRGFEKFVEGKPAEELPRIVNRICGICPWQHHLASNKAVDRCFGVTPPPAGRKLRELMQAISHSEDKILHFYFLAAPDFVMGPDSDYGVRNVIGVAKAHPELAGRVVRMRYATKMILEKFAGKAIHPHAGVVGGFSRVLLEEDRREFLGKMKEMLEFALFTIDFAKTQVFPKYLDAVASLGVINTGFIGTVDDHGALNLYDGKIRLMKPDGSFVDFDPQDYLDYLGEHVEPHSYGKFPYARCWNEGFSLDPLQPRGIYRANTLARINVADKMATPRAQAELEEFREKFGRPAQFTLLHHWARLIEEVYACEHAIELLEDPEITDPNVRAKVEPKAGRGVGCLEAPRGTLIHDYTTDSAGMVTKANMIVGTTHNLGPISLSVNQAARTLIQRGVVDETILNKIEMAVRAYDPUISCATHRLDGENGVTITIRKADGEVIRKWPTP, from the coding sequence ATGGGACAATTGATCAATATTCAACCCGTTACCCGCATCGAAGGGCACGCGTCCATCGCCATTCAGCTGGATGACCGGGGTGAAGTCCAGGACAGCAGGGTTCACTTCATGTCGCTGCGGGGCTTCGAGAAGTTTGTGGAAGGAAAACCCGCGGAGGAGCTCCCGCGCATCGTCAACCGGATCTGCGGGATTTGCCCGTGGCAGCATCACCTGGCTTCCAACAAGGCCGTCGACCGTTGCTTCGGGGTGACGCCGCCCCCCGCCGGCCGAAAGCTCAGGGAGCTCATGCAGGCCATCTCTCACTCCGAAGACAAGATTCTGCATTTCTACTTCCTGGCCGCACCCGACTTCGTCATGGGACCGGACAGCGACTACGGGGTGCGCAACGTCATCGGGGTGGCGAAGGCACATCCGGAACTGGCCGGGCGCGTGGTGCGGATGCGATATGCAACCAAGATGATCCTCGAGAAATTCGCCGGAAAGGCCATTCATCCCCACGCGGGGGTGGTGGGCGGGTTTTCCCGGGTACTCCTGGAGGAAGACCGCCGGGAATTTCTCGGCAAGATGAAAGAAATGCTGGAGTTCGCGCTTTTCACCATCGACTTCGCCAAAACCCAGGTGTTCCCGAAATACCTCGATGCGGTGGCCTCCCTCGGGGTGATCAACACCGGCTTCATCGGCACGGTGGACGACCACGGCGCCCTGAACCTGTACGACGGCAAAATCCGGCTCATGAAACCCGACGGAAGCTTTGTCGATTTCGACCCGCAGGATTACCTCGACTATCTCGGAGAACACGTGGAACCCCATTCCTACGGCAAGTTCCCCTATGCACGCTGCTGGAACGAGGGATTTTCCCTGGATCCGCTGCAGCCAAGAGGAATCTATCGCGCCAACACCCTCGCCCGGATCAACGTGGCCGACAAAATGGCGACTCCGCGCGCTCAGGCCGAGCTGGAGGAGTTCCGTGAAAAGTTCGGCCGGCCGGCTCAGTTCACCTTGCTCCACCACTGGGCGCGCCTGATCGAAGAGGTGTATGCCTGCGAGCACGCCATAGAGCTGCTCGAGGATCCGGAGATCACCGATCCCAACGTGCGCGCCAAAGTCGAACCCAAAGCGGGACGGGGGGTGGGCTGCCTGGAAGCTCCCCGCGGCACGCTCATTCACGACTACACCACCGACTCCGCGGGGATGGTGACCAAAGCCAACATGATCGTCGGCACGACCCACAACCTTGGACCCATCAGCCTGAGCGTCAACCAGGCGGCGCGCACTCTGATTCAGAGAGGGGTGGTCGACGAAACCATCCTGAACAAGATCGAAATGGCGGTGCGCGCCTACGACCCCTGAATTTCCTGTGCCACCCATCGCCTGGATGGCGAGAATGGCGTTACCATTACGATCAGGAAGGCGGACGGCGAGGTTATCCGGAAATGGCCCACACCCTGA
- a CDS encoding methyl viologen-reducing hydrogenase, whose amino-acid sequence MAVKVVQEWLNSCSGCEISIVDMGERLLDVLALVEFVHSPVLMDHKYFGQLGDGKHLEIPEAAVGIVSGGVRNEEHLEIIRLMRQKCQIIVALGTCATHGGIPALSNSYSNQETLERYYGTESTDRPEEFPNQGVPTLLDACSALDEQVKVDVYLPGCPPHPDHVFAALVALVEGKPLDLPGRSVCDHCPTVREGKGQVKQLRRFLQPPYQQSPDEPLDKMRCILEQGMLCMGPVTRAGCGGDGITPRCLTARVPCRGCYGPVKQDGNQRLDMLNALASNGIDVGSLPETVSMLRFAGAHRMLRPARKA is encoded by the coding sequence ATGGCGGTGAAAGTTGTGCAAGAATGGCTCAATTCCTGTTCGGGCTGCGAAATATCCATAGTGGACATGGGCGAGCGGCTCCTGGACGTCCTGGCGCTCGTGGAGTTCGTACACAGCCCGGTACTCATGGATCACAAGTACTTCGGCCAGTTGGGCGACGGCAAACACCTGGAGATTCCCGAGGCCGCCGTAGGGATTGTCAGCGGCGGCGTGCGCAACGAGGAACACCTGGAGATCATCCGGCTGATGCGGCAGAAATGCCAGATCATCGTGGCCCTCGGCACCTGCGCCACACACGGTGGAATCCCGGCTCTGTCCAATTCATACAGCAACCAGGAGACCCTCGAGCGCTATTACGGCACCGAATCCACGGACCGGCCGGAGGAGTTCCCCAACCAGGGCGTTCCGACCCTGCTCGATGCCTGCTCCGCTCTCGATGAACAGGTCAAGGTCGACGTCTACCTTCCCGGGTGCCCGCCGCACCCGGACCACGTTTTTGCCGCGCTGGTCGCACTGGTGGAAGGCAAACCGCTCGATCTTCCCGGCAGGAGCGTGTGCGATCACTGTCCCACGGTGCGGGAAGGCAAAGGGCAGGTCAAACAACTCAGGCGATTCCTGCAGCCGCCCTACCAGCAGAGCCCGGACGAGCCTCTGGACAAAATGCGCTGTATTCTCGAACAAGGAATGCTGTGCATGGGACCGGTGACAAGGGCCGGGTGCGGGGGAGACGGCATCACCCCTCGCTGCCTTACGGCCAGGGTTCCCTGCCGCGGATGCTACGGCCCGGTAAAGCAGGACGGCAATCAGCGGCTCGATATGCTGAATGCCCTTGCATCCAACGGCATCGACGTGGGTTCTTTGCCGGAAACCGTTTCCATGTTGAGATTCGCCGGGGCCCATCGGATGCTCCGGCCCGCGCGCAAAGCGTAG
- a CDS encoding hydrogenase iron-sulfur subunit yields MDHEPKIIGFTCNWCTYAAADLAGVSRMQYPPNIRLVRVMCSGMVHPRLVVEALTLGADGVMVMGUHLGECHYLDGNHKAQARARVITEMVEAIGLEPERFQLVWCSSAEADRFVDAVTQMTNKLVELGPSPYGRRAQQAAAS; encoded by the coding sequence ATGGATCACGAACCCAAGATCATCGGTTTCACCTGCAACTGGTGTACGTATGCGGCCGCCGATCTTGCCGGGGTATCGCGCATGCAGTATCCGCCCAACATTCGGTTGGTGCGCGTCATGTGCTCCGGCATGGTCCATCCCAGGCTGGTCGTGGAGGCGCTGACGCTGGGAGCGGACGGCGTCATGGTCATGGGGTGACACCTGGGCGAATGTCATTACCTGGATGGTAATCACAAAGCTCAAGCGCGTGCCCGGGTCATCACCGAGATGGTGGAAGCCATCGGGTTGGAGCCCGAACGATTTCAACTCGTCTGGTGTTCTTCCGCGGAAGCGGATCGTTTCGTCGATGCGGTTACTCAAATGACCAACAAGCTCGTTGAGCTCGGACCTTCTCCATACGGTCGCCGGGCTCAGCAGGCTGCGGCTTCCTGA